One Nicotiana sylvestris chromosome 12, ASM39365v2, whole genome shotgun sequence genomic window carries:
- the LOC104243333 gene encoding protein ACCELERATED CELL DEATH 6-like yields the protein MPMDGRLYTAAKKGEMKVLEEYKSQFATQLTPYNNTVLHIAAQNKGLKWQINTRDFLAIAGPDLFSSLNSNGDTFIHTAARWGNRDLVEAFINYMKNCGGVDGVIDIEAGSGIRKTREFLRITNNYGNTALHEAVMQRHDCSVVELLVKEDPDFSHPPNNARKTPLYLAVEIKNEKSVEHILNNSTSPSYAGPYGTTVLHAAAMYNTTECMEMILRKEPSLTKQVDDFGWNPLHFSAYVGFKLSVRTLLMADKHMAYGTIKEENKTPLHLAVINNKIQAVEEIIEQCPDSLDAVTSQGQNVLHIAYAKEHWKMITLFEDQHWNNNIFVQRDADGNVPEKVIGKSVSFQSHPCWEELDRNNVRWKESYEKWFKGRMEVWKNRANTHLIVVTLILTVSFAAGFTIPGGYDGDDGPNKGMAVISKKTAFKAFAVTDTIAMISSTAAVFLHYLATYEEENKSLSRYVAAGVLALVAMLAMMIAFMTGLYVVLPSTGLAVFICVICSLSLALFIFVLGKSFYDSFQKKRKRY from the exons ATGCCGATGGATGGGCGGCTGTACACAGCTGCTAAAAAAGGTGAAATGAAAGTTCTGGAAGAATACAAGAGTCAGTTCGCCACCCAATTAACTCCTTACAACAACACTGTCCTCCATATTGCAGCTCAAAATAAAGGTTTAAAATGGCAAATTAACACAAGAGATTTTCTTGCTATCGCCGGTCCAGACTTATTTTCCAGCTTGAACTCTAATGGAGATACTTTTATTCATACGGCTGCTAGGTGGGGCAACAGAGATCTCGTCGAGGCCTTTATCAACTACATGAAAAATTGTGGAGGGGTCGATGGGGTTATTGATATAGAAGCTGGTTCTGGCATTCGAAAAACCAGGGAGTTCTTGAGGATTACTAACAACTACGGAAATACGGCCTTGCACGAAGCTGTAATGCAGAGGCATGATTGTAGTGTGGTAGAATTGTTGGTTAAAGAAGATCCTGACTTCTCACATCCGCCTAACAATGCTCGGAAGACTCCACTGTATCTAGCTGTggagattaaaaatgaaaaatcagtGGAACACATCTTGAACAACTCCACTTCACCATCTTATGCTGGTCCCTATGGCACAACTGTGCTACATGCAGCTGCAATGTATAATACTACAG AATGCATGGAAATGATACTAAGAAAAGAACCAAGTCTAACAAAGCAAGTAGATGATTTTGGGTGGAATCCTCTCCATTTCTCGGCTTACGTAGGGTTTAAACTATCAGTGAGGACATTATTAATGGCGGATAAACATATGGCTTATGGAACtattaaagaagaaaataaaacacCTCTACATTTAGCGGTCATCAATAATAAAATACAGGCCGTGGAAGAGATTATAGAGCAGTGTCCAGATTCCTTGGACGCAGTCACTAGCCAAGGCCAAAATGTTCTTCACATTGCATATGCGAAGGAACATTGGAAAATGATAACATTATTCGAAGATCAACACTGGAACAATAACATCTTTGTTCAAAGAGACGCTGACGGGAATGTGCCCGAAAAGGTTATAGGAAAAAGCGTGTCGTTTCAGTCTCACCCTTGCTGGGAAGAATTAGATCGCAACAATGTCAGATGG AAAGAATCTTATGAGAAGTGGTTCAAAGGACGCATGGAAGTATGGAAAAATAGAGCAAACACACATTTGATAGTTGTTACACTTATATTAACGGTTTCTTTCGCGGCTGGCTTCACAATTCCTGGTGGTTACGACGGTGATGATGGTCCAAATAAAGGCATGGCAGTCATATCCAAGAAAACAGCGTTCAAAGCATTCGCAGTAACAGATACCATTGCCATGATATCTTCCACAGCTGCTGTTTTTCTGCATTACCTTGCAACTTACGAGGAAGAGAACAAAAGCTTGAGTCGTTATGTAGCTGCTGGCGTCCTTGCCTTGGTTGCCATGCTAGCAATGATGATAGCGTTTATGACTGGCTTGTATGTTGTGCTACCTTCTACAGGCCTAGCTGTATTTATCTGTGTCATTTGCTCTTTATCGCTTGCCCTCTTTATATTTGTTTTAGGTAAGAGTTTTTATGATTCatttcaaaagaaaaggaaaagatattAA